A window of Vibrio ishigakensis contains these coding sequences:
- the dbpA gene encoding ATP-dependent RNA helicase DbpA, with protein MQGLLLSDLRFNQLPLSKPLLDNLSTLGYAEMTPIQAQSLPMMLAGKDVIGQGKTGSGKTAAFGLSLLNNLNVKRFRVQTLVLCPTRELADQVAKEIRKLARAIHNIKVLTLCGGMPMGPQIGSLEHGAHILVGTPGRILDHLEKGRINLNELNTLVLDEADRMLEMGFQDALDAIIAEAPSERQTLLFSATFPEKIQQIANRIMQKPEMVKVESTHDNSSISQHFYKVEDDNERMDALETLLLVHQPESAVIFCNTKREVQDVADELHYRGFSVIDIHGDLEQRDRNQTLVQFANKSVSILVATDVAARGLDVENLDAVINFQLSRDPEVHVHRIGRTGRAGSKGVACSLYSDKEHYRVAMIDEYMDIAIEPETLPQAGSQKPLKPNMVTIEIAGGKKQKVRAGDILGALTGQNGVDGKKVGKINLFDMRSYVAVDRSVSNFALKKLENGKMKGRKFRARIVK; from the coding sequence ATGCAAGGACTTCTCTTGAGCGACTTAAGATTTAACCAACTGCCGCTGTCTAAACCACTATTAGACAACCTTTCTACCCTTGGCTATGCCGAGATGACGCCAATTCAGGCGCAGAGCCTGCCTATGATGTTAGCGGGTAAGGATGTGATCGGGCAGGGTAAAACAGGCTCGGGCAAAACTGCTGCCTTTGGTTTATCTCTGCTTAACAACCTGAATGTGAAGCGCTTTCGCGTGCAAACCCTAGTGCTGTGCCCAACCCGTGAGCTTGCTGACCAAGTAGCAAAAGAGATCCGTAAGCTGGCGCGTGCGATTCACAACATCAAGGTGCTTACCCTGTGTGGTGGTATGCCAATGGGGCCGCAGATTGGCTCCCTTGAGCACGGCGCACATATTCTTGTAGGTACGCCGGGTCGTATCCTAGATCACCTTGAGAAGGGCCGTATTAATCTGAACGAGCTTAACACTCTAGTGCTGGATGAAGCGGACCGTATGCTAGAGATGGGCTTCCAAGATGCTCTAGATGCCATTATCGCTGAAGCGCCAAGTGAGCGTCAGACACTGCTATTTAGTGCGACATTCCCAGAGAAGATCCAACAGATTGCCAACCGCATCATGCAAAAGCCAGAAATGGTGAAGGTAGAGTCTACCCATGACAACAGCAGCATCTCGCAGCACTTCTACAAGGTAGAAGATGATAACGAGCGTATGGATGCTCTAGAGACCCTTTTATTGGTACATCAGCCTGAATCGGCAGTTATTTTCTGTAATACCAAGCGTGAAGTGCAGGACGTGGCAGATGAGCTTCATTACCGCGGCTTTAGCGTTATCGATATTCACGGTGACCTAGAGCAGCGAGACAGAAATCAGACTCTGGTTCAGTTTGCGAACAAGAGCGTTTCTATCCTTGTTGCGACCGACGTTGCCGCTCGTGGTCTTGATGTAGAAAACCTAGATGCGGTTATTAACTTCCAGCTTTCTCGCGATCCTGAGGTGCACGTGCATCGCATCGGCCGTACTGGTCGAGCAGGCAGTAAGGGCGTAGCTTGTAGTTTGTATAGCGACAAAGAGCATTACCGCGTTGCCATGATTGACGAATATATGGATATCGCTATCGAGCCAGAGACTCTTCCTCAGGCTGGCTCTCAGAAGCCGCTAAAACCAAATATGGTGACTATTGAGATCGCTGGTGGTAAGAAGCAGAAGGTTCGTGCAGGGGATATCCTAGGTGCCCTTACTGGTCAGAACGGCGTAGATGGCAAGAAGGTAGGCAAGATCAACCTGTTCGATATGCGCTCGTATGTAGCGGTCGACAGGTCTGTTTCAAACTTTGCGCTGAAGAAGCTTGAAAATGGGAAGATGAAAGGGCGTAAATTCAGAGCCCGCATCGTTAAATAA
- a CDS encoding lipid A deacylase LpxR family protein, producing the protein MSSFQRTARHLLLVTPLFAAPTFAQNSTLYFGIDNDSIVTTDQDYTNGVFISYTSDFDVTPGGFFDSLPGTHFDADPTGNVLHRYNLEVGQKMWTPKDIESPDPVQDERPYAGLLYVSSTLYSIAPSEINSYSLMLGTTGPNSYAEEGQKFVHSIIKSDDPQGWGNQIENQVVLNFTYNRNDKWYESELSGTTKHEVSTQARVMAGNFRSEIAGSAIWRWGAGLNNSFGSAKINNESSLDPGLIVRSRTGWYLYSGVEGRVRFNDITIEGDRPDDGITATEVEHLQATATIGAVGYYKGWGASLALSTKTRDYQEDPRSFHTNGSLALFYLF; encoded by the coding sequence ATGTCATCTTTCCAGCGCACAGCGCGTCATCTTCTATTAGTTACACCCCTTTTTGCAGCGCCGACATTTGCTCAAAACAGTACCCTCTATTTTGGTATCGATAACGACAGTATCGTAACCACAGATCAGGACTACACTAACGGTGTCTTTATTAGCTACACCAGTGACTTTGATGTTACTCCGGGTGGCTTTTTTGACTCCCTACCAGGTACGCACTTTGATGCTGACCCAACAGGCAATGTACTGCATCGCTATAACCTTGAGGTTGGACAAAAGATGTGGACGCCTAAAGACATTGAGAGCCCAGATCCGGTTCAAGATGAGCGCCCTTACGCAGGCCTCCTATATGTGTCCTCTACCCTGTATTCCATTGCCCCTTCTGAGATCAATTCGTACAGCCTCATGCTAGGTACAACAGGTCCAAACTCTTACGCTGAGGAAGGTCAGAAGTTTGTACACAGCATCATCAAATCTGATGACCCACAGGGCTGGGGCAACCAGATCGAAAATCAGGTCGTGCTTAACTTTACCTATAACCGTAATGACAAATGGTATGAGTCTGAGCTTAGTGGAACGACCAAACATGAAGTTAGTACTCAGGCTCGCGTCATGGCAGGTAATTTTCGAAGTGAAATTGCAGGCAGCGCTATTTGGCGTTGGGGTGCAGGTCTAAACAACAGCTTTGGTAGTGCCAAGATCAACAATGAGTCATCGCTTGATCCTGGTCTTATCGTGCGTAGCAGAACCGGTTGGTACCTCTACAGTGGTGTCGAAGGTCGTGTGCGCTTTAACGACATCACCATTGAAGGCGACAGACCCGATGATGGCATTACCGCAACTGAGGTGGAGCACTTACAAGCAACCGCGACTATCGGTGCTGTGGGTTACTATAAAGGATGGGGCGCAAGCCTTGCCCTTTCCACCAAGACCCGCGATTATCAAGAAGACCCAAGGTCATTTCATACCAATGGCTCTCTTGCCCTCTTCTATCTGTTCTAA
- the pflB gene encoding formate C-acetyltransferase — MAEQFAKAWEGFAAGEWQNDVNVRDFIQKNYTPYEGDESFLVTEGTEATNTLWAKVMEGIKQENSTHAPVDFDTSVISTITSHDAGYINKDLETIVGLQTEAPLKRAIIPNGGIRMVEGSCKAYDRELDPQVKKIFSEYRKTHNAGVFDIYTPDILKCRKSGVLTGLPDAYGRGRIIGDYRRVALYGIDFLMKNKAAQFHSTQADFENGEDLQMTMQLREELQEQYRALGQMKEMAAKYGYDISEPAQTAQEAIQWTYFGYLAAVKSQNGAAMSLGRTSSFLDIYIERDIAAGKITEVEAQEMIDHFVMKLRMVRFLRTPEYDELFSGDPIWATESMGGMGLDGRTLVTRSNFRFLNSLYTMGPSPEPNITVLWSEELPEGFKKFCAKVSIDTSSIQYENDDLMRPDLESDDYAIACCVSPMVVGKQMQFFGARANLAKTLLYVINGGVDEKLKIQVGPKTEAMNDEVLDFDKVWAGLDSFMDWLAKQYVSALNAIHFSHDKYSYEAALMALHDRDVARTMACGIAGLSVAADSLAAIKYAKVSPVRDEDGIAIDFNIEGDYPKFGNNDARVDDIACELVSVFMNKIRKLKTYRDARPTQSILTITSNVVYGKKTGTTPDGRQAGAPFAPGANPMHGRDEKGAVASLTSVGKLPFADAQDGISYTFSIVPNALGKDEDSQRANLAGLMDGYFHHETDIEGGQHLNVNVLNRETLEDAVKHPEKYPQLTIRVSGYAVRFNSLTAEQQKDVIARTFTESL, encoded by the coding sequence ATGGCAGAGCAATTTGCTAAAGCTTGGGAAGGTTTTGCTGCAGGTGAGTGGCAAAACGACGTAAACGTTCGTGATTTCATCCAGAAAAACTACACGCCGTATGAAGGCGATGAGTCTTTCCTAGTTACTGAAGGCACTGAAGCGACTAACACGCTTTGGGCTAAAGTAATGGAAGGTATCAAGCAAGAGAACTCAACCCACGCGCCTGTTGATTTCGACACTTCTGTTATCTCTACCATCACATCTCACGATGCTGGTTACATCAACAAAGACCTAGAAACTATCGTTGGTCTACAAACAGAAGCGCCACTTAAGCGTGCGATCATCCCTAACGGTGGTATCCGTATGGTTGAAGGTTCGTGCAAAGCTTATGATCGCGAACTTGATCCACAAGTTAAGAAAATCTTCTCTGAGTACCGCAAAACGCACAATGCTGGCGTTTTCGATATTTACACTCCTGACATCCTAAAATGTCGTAAGTCTGGTGTTCTAACTGGTCTTCCAGATGCTTACGGCCGTGGTCGTATCATCGGTGACTACCGTCGTGTTGCTCTTTACGGAATCGACTTCCTGATGAAGAACAAAGCGGCTCAATTCCACTCAACTCAAGCTGACTTTGAGAACGGTGAAGACCTACAAATGACCATGCAACTGCGCGAAGAGCTTCAAGAGCAATACCGCGCGCTTGGTCAAATGAAAGAAATGGCTGCTAAATACGGCTACGATATCTCTGAACCAGCTCAAACTGCTCAAGAAGCTATCCAGTGGACTTACTTCGGTTACCTAGCAGCTGTTAAATCTCAAAACGGCGCGGCTATGTCTCTAGGTCGTACTTCTTCATTCCTAGACATCTACATCGAGCGTGACATTGCTGCTGGCAAAATCACTGAAGTAGAAGCTCAAGAAATGATCGACCACTTCGTAATGAAGCTACGTATGGTTCGTTTCCTACGTACTCCTGAGTACGATGAGCTGTTCTCTGGTGACCCAATCTGGGCAACAGAATCTATGGGTGGTATGGGTCTTGACGGTCGTACTCTAGTTACGCGTTCAAACTTCCGTTTCCTAAACAGCCTATACACTATGGGTCCTTCTCCAGAGCCAAACATCACTGTTCTATGGTCTGAAGAGTTGCCTGAAGGCTTCAAGAAGTTCTGTGCAAAAGTATCTATCGATACTTCTTCAATCCAGTACGAGAACGACGACCTAATGCGTCCAGACCTAGAGTCTGATGACTACGCAATCGCTTGTTGTGTATCTCCAATGGTTGTTGGTAAGCAAATGCAGTTCTTCGGTGCACGTGCAAACCTTGCTAAGACACTACTTTACGTAATCAACGGTGGTGTGGACGAGAAGCTTAAGATCCAAGTAGGTCCTAAGACTGAAGCAATGAATGACGAAGTTCTAGACTTCGACAAAGTTTGGGCTGGTCTAGACAGCTTCATGGATTGGCTAGCGAAGCAGTACGTTTCTGCACTAAACGCTATCCACTTCTCACACGACAAGTACAGCTACGAAGCCGCGCTTATGGCTCTACATGACCGTGACGTTGCTCGTACTATGGCTTGTGGTATTGCTGGTCTATCTGTTGCTGCTGACTCACTAGCTGCTATCAAGTACGCTAAAGTAAGCCCAGTTCGTGACGAAGATGGCATCGCTATCGACTTCAACATCGAAGGCGACTATCCGAAATTTGGTAACAACGATGCTCGCGTAGATGACATCGCTTGTGAACTAGTTTCTGTATTCATGAACAAGATCCGTAAGCTTAAGACTTACCGTGATGCTCGTCCTACTCAGTCTATCCTAACTATCACTTCAAACGTGGTATACGGTAAGAAGACTGGTACTACTCCTGATGGTCGTCAAGCTGGTGCTCCATTTGCTCCAGGTGCAAACCCAATGCACGGTCGTGATGAGAAAGGTGCTGTAGCGTCTCTAACTTCAGTAGGTAAACTACCATTTGCTGATGCACAAGACGGTATCTCTTACACCTTCTCTATCGTACCTAACGCACTAGGTAAAGATGAAGATAGCCAACGCGCTAACCTTGCAGGTCTGATGGATGGTTACTTCCACCACGAGACTGACATCGAAGGTGGTCAACACCTAAACGTGAACGTACTAAACCGCGAAACTCTAGAAGACGCAGTTAAGCACCCAGAGAAATACCCTCAGCTAACTATCCGTGTATCGGGTTACGCTGTGCGTTTCAACTCTCTAACTGCTGAACAGCAAAAAGACGTAATCGCGCGTACTTTCACTGAGTCTCTATAA
- a CDS encoding DUF3360 domain-containing protein: MSDAVNQTQSEVEEKSYSELHRPASEFASRSDYLDHELQIMKPRRFGLNLPGRDFRFELEDLVPALAGTIGIIAMYSAVMMSWADGLTQAWPHVNLGKDFAIEVARVEMLIPALLFCILASGFFNPRANLAGNHGPMIPLIGSIALAGAHPLALAILLGIFGLLLSYFKGGSKLVNLTSEGTAGGLLIFLGFTGTMSQIGDIQSWAVGLQSADVAQGSLGYIGLVVLGINIGIYAYLAKIGMRWLAIPVCAIAGLIIALALGAGFDLTFETEMGIPNLNPVYWWGSTEQGWQLGLPGVSHFIASLPFAILAVAMWSPDFLGHRIFQELNYPKKTEKVLMDVDDTMTMCSFRQMVGTAVGGGNITSSWGTYMIPAAIAKRPIPAGAILLGSLCIIVAILGFPMDVAVWPPVMRVALLVGVFLPLLEAGMQMVKETKDSQAAGICIFAAVVTNPVLAWALTMFLDNNGLIGDKERASRLSFADKIIIPVGVFIVCLVAMLAVGMLEPQYGLKAFL, encoded by the coding sequence ATGTCCGACGCAGTGAATCAGACACAGTCAGAAGTAGAAGAAAAAAGCTACTCTGAACTTCACCGTCCTGCCTCAGAGTTTGCTAGCCGCTCTGACTACCTAGACCACGAACTTCAAATCATGAAGCCACGCCGCTTTGGTCTTAACCTACCTGGCCGTGACTTCCGTTTCGAACTTGAAGACTTGGTTCCAGCACTAGCAGGTACTATCGGCATTATCGCAATGTACTCTGCTGTAATGATGTCTTGGGCTGACGGCCTGACACAAGCTTGGCCACACGTTAACCTAGGCAAAGACTTCGCTATCGAAGTGGCTCGTGTAGAGATGCTTATCCCTGCACTTCTATTCTGTATTCTAGCGTCCGGCTTTTTTAACCCTCGTGCAAACCTTGCAGGTAACCACGGCCCGATGATTCCACTCATCGGTTCGATTGCACTTGCAGGTGCTCACCCTCTTGCGCTAGCTATCCTACTGGGTATCTTCGGTCTACTACTTAGCTACTTTAAAGGTGGCTCTAAACTAGTTAACCTCACCTCAGAAGGTACCGCAGGTGGTCTTCTTATCTTCCTAGGCTTTACTGGTACCATGAGCCAGATTGGTGACATCCAATCTTGGGCTGTAGGCCTTCAGTCAGCTGACGTTGCTCAAGGCAGCCTTGGTTACATCGGTTTAGTGGTACTGGGTATCAACATCGGTATCTACGCTTACCTAGCTAAGATCGGTATGCGCTGGCTAGCGATCCCTGTGTGTGCAATAGCCGGCCTTATTATCGCTCTAGCATTAGGTGCAGGTTTTGACCTTACCTTTGAAACTGAGATGGGCATCCCTAACCTAAACCCAGTTTACTGGTGGGGCAGCACTGAGCAAGGTTGGCAACTAGGCCTACCAGGCGTATCTCACTTCATCGCGTCTCTACCATTTGCAATCCTAGCGGTAGCTATGTGGTCGCCTGACTTCCTAGGTCACCGTATCTTCCAAGAGCTTAACTACCCTAAGAAGACCGAGAAGGTTCTTATGGACGTTGATGACACTATGACTATGTGTTCATTCCGTCAGATGGTAGGTACAGCTGTAGGTGGTGGTAACATCACTTCATCTTGGGGTACTTATATGATACCAGCAGCAATTGCTAAACGCCCTATCCCAGCGGGTGCAATCCTACTTGGTAGCCTTTGTATCATCGTTGCTATCCTTGGTTTCCCAATGGACGTAGCGGTATGGCCACCGGTAATGCGTGTTGCTCTTCTTGTAGGTGTATTCCTTCCTCTACTTGAAGCGGGTATGCAGATGGTTAAAGAGACCAAAGATTCTCAAGCAGCAGGTATCTGTATCTTTGCAGCGGTTGTAACTAACCCAGTTCTAGCATGGGCACTAACCATGTTCCTAGACAACAACGGCCTAATCGGCGACAAAGAGCGTGCTTCACGTCTATCGTTTGCTGACAAGATCATCATTCCAGTGGGCGTATTCATCGTATGTCTAGTGGCAATGCTTGCTGTAGGTATGCTTGAGCCACAATACGGCCTGAAAGCTTTCCTATAA
- a CDS encoding ABC transporter ATP-binding protein: MTDVPALQIKDLHKTFGQNEVLKGISLDAHKGDVISIIGSSGSGKSTFLRCINLLETPTSGEIWVNGELIEMKNGRQGEAMPSNAKQVQRIRSRLAMVFQGFNLWSHMTVLENVIEAPVHVLGVPKAQAIENAELLLKKVGLYERKDYYPGHLSGGQQQRAAIARALAVDPEVMLFDEPTSALDPELVGEVLGVMRDLAEEGRTMLVVTHEMAFARDVSNHVMFLHQGLVEEQGAPSKLFTNPESERLQQFISSIY; the protein is encoded by the coding sequence ATGACAGACGTACCCGCATTACAAATCAAAGATCTGCATAAAACCTTCGGTCAGAACGAAGTGCTTAAAGGTATCTCTTTGGATGCTCACAAGGGCGATGTAATTTCTATCATTGGAAGTTCAGGCTCTGGTAAAAGTACTTTCTTGCGTTGCATAAACCTTCTAGAAACTCCTACCTCAGGCGAAATCTGGGTCAATGGTGAATTGATCGAGATGAAGAATGGTCGTCAGGGTGAGGCTATGCCTTCTAATGCAAAGCAGGTTCAGCGTATTCGTTCTCGTCTAGCCATGGTTTTCCAAGGCTTTAACCTTTGGTCACATATGACAGTTCTGGAGAACGTCATTGAAGCTCCAGTACACGTATTGGGCGTACCTAAGGCACAAGCCATTGAGAATGCAGAACTACTACTAAAGAAAGTAGGCCTCTACGAGCGTAAAGACTACTACCCAGGACACTTGTCTGGTGGTCAGCAGCAGCGTGCGGCAATTGCCCGTGCTCTAGCGGTAGACCCAGAGGTTATGTTGTTTGATGAGCCGACATCAGCACTTGACCCAGAACTAGTAGGTGAGGTTCTAGGGGTTATGCGTGACTTGGCTGAAGAAGGCCGAACCATGCTAGTAGTAACCCACGAAATGGCGTTTGCTCGCGATGTATCCAACCACGTGATGTTCTTGCATCAGGGTTTGGTTGAAGAGCAGGGCGCACCTTCTAAGTTGTTCACCAATCCGGAATCTGAACGACTGCAGCAATTTATTTCTTCTATTTATTAA
- a CDS encoding ABC transporter substrate-binding protein: MKKWLLAATIAATALSGVAQAKEWKTVRFGIEGAYPPFSKTEADGSLSGFDVDMANALCKEMEVKCVLVAQDWDGIIPSLLARKYDAIIAAMSITEERKKRVDFTGKYAQIPNKFIAKKDAGLEFTDAGLEGVKIGVQRATTHDKYLTDNYKNVEIVRYGSFDEAYLDLANGRIAAVLGDASALEEGVLNSAQGDQYEFVGPSLTDPKWFGEGMGIAVRKQDKDLTEKLNKAIEALRANGEYQTIAAKYFNYDVYGE, encoded by the coding sequence ATGAAAAAGTGGTTATTGGCAGCAACAATTGCAGCTACAGCACTATCTGGCGTTGCACAAGCTAAAGAGTGGAAAACAGTTCGTTTCGGTATCGAAGGCGCTTACCCTCCATTCAGTAAAACAGAAGCTGATGGCTCTCTAAGTGGCTTTGACGTTGATATGGCCAACGCACTTTGTAAAGAAATGGAAGTGAAGTGTGTACTTGTAGCTCAAGACTGGGATGGCATCATTCCTTCTCTACTAGCTCGTAAGTACGATGCCATCATCGCAGCTATGTCAATCACTGAAGAGCGTAAGAAGCGCGTAGACTTCACTGGCAAGTACGCTCAGATCCCTAACAAATTCATCGCTAAGAAAGATGCAGGTCTAGAGTTCACTGACGCTGGTCTTGAAGGCGTTAAGATTGGTGTTCAGCGTGCAACTACGCACGATAAGTACCTAACTGACAACTACAAAAACGTAGAGATCGTTCGTTACGGTTCTTTCGACGAAGCTTACCTTGACCTAGCAAACGGCCGTATCGCAGCTGTACTAGGTGACGCATCTGCGCTTGAAGAGGGTGTTCTTAACTCTGCACAGGGCGACCAGTACGAGTTCGTTGGTCCTTCTCTAACTGATCCTAAGTGGTTCGGTGAGGGCATGGGTATTGCTGTGCGTAAGCAAGACAAAGACCTAACTGAGAAGCTGAACAAGGCTATCGAAGCGCTACGTGCAAACGGCGAATACCAAACTATCGCTGCTAAGTACTTCAACTACGACGTATACGGCGAGTAA
- a CDS encoding ABC transporter permease gives MFDLQGYEVSILNGAWLTVQVAVLSLLLAMVLGMLGALAKLSRSRIAKAVATVYTTIIRGIPDLVLMMLIFFGGQILLNNSLYGINEWLNNYFTQSDPNHEWVSYVPDYIDVSPYIAGILTIGFIFGAYMAETFRGAIMAVDAGEMEAAKAYGMSPALAFRRILMPQMIRHALPGFGNNWLVLLKTTALVSIIGLEDMVRMGSLAAGTTKAPFTFYMAVSIIFLFFTAVSTGLLKLVERKFSIQAR, from the coding sequence ATGTTCGATTTACAGGGATATGAAGTCTCGATCCTAAACGGTGCTTGGCTAACCGTACAAGTGGCAGTGTTGTCGCTACTTTTAGCCATGGTGCTGGGAATGCTCGGGGCGCTCGCAAAACTTTCTCGCTCTCGCATCGCTAAGGCGGTCGCGACAGTCTATACCACCATTATTCGTGGCATCCCTGACCTAGTTCTGATGATGCTGATTTTCTTCGGTGGTCAGATCCTACTTAACAACAGTTTATATGGCATCAATGAGTGGCTGAATAACTATTTCACCCAGAGCGACCCGAACCACGAATGGGTTTCGTACGTTCCTGACTACATTGATGTCAGCCCTTATATTGCGGGCATACTTACTATCGGCTTCATCTTCGGTGCTTACATGGCCGAGACCTTCCGCGGCGCTATCATGGCGGTAGACGCAGGCGAGATGGAAGCCGCTAAGGCGTACGGCATGAGCCCTGCGCTGGCATTTAGACGTATCCTTATGCCTCAGATGATCCGTCACGCACTACCTGGCTTTGGTAATAACTGGCTGGTACTGCTAAAGACCACCGCACTGGTTTCAATTATCGGTCTGGAGGATATGGTTCGTATGGGCTCGCTAGCGGCGGGCACGACTAAAGCGCCATTCACCTTCTATATGGCAGTATCCATCATCTTCTTGTTCTTCACTGCAGTTTCAACGGGTCTGCTGAAGCTGGTTGAACGCAAATTCAGTATTCAGGCGAGGTAG
- a CDS encoding ABC transporter permease gives MDFSIIVDSLDIYIDGLYTTMWLVAAALVIGLAFAIPLAVARNSKNWLLMGPSWAFIYFFRGTPLLVQLYLIYYGMDQFIPVKDTLWENAWFCALVAFTLNTCAYTSEIIRGAINGLPKGEVEAAKAYGMSPFKAFYRITLPSALRRALPAYSNEVIFMIHGSAVAGIVTIMDLTGAARLVNSRYYAPFESFLTAGLFYMCLTFTVIWLFKLAEKRFLAYLRPLSSK, from the coding sequence ATGGATTTTTCTATCATAGTCGACAGTCTGGATATCTATATTGATGGCCTTTATACCACCATGTGGCTGGTGGCCGCGGCGCTAGTGATTGGTCTTGCGTTTGCTATCCCACTTGCGGTGGCGCGTAACAGCAAAAACTGGCTTCTAATGGGGCCAAGCTGGGCATTTATCTACTTCTTTCGCGGTACGCCTCTGCTGGTTCAGTTGTATCTTATCTACTACGGTATGGATCAGTTTATTCCGGTCAAAGATACTCTGTGGGAGAACGCGTGGTTCTGCGCATTGGTGGCCTTTACCCTAAACACCTGTGCCTATACCTCGGAGATTATCCGTGGCGCCATCAACGGCTTGCCTAAGGGTGAGGTTGAAGCGGCTAAGGCATACGGTATGAGTCCATTTAAGGCGTTTTATCGCATCACACTGCCAAGTGCGTTGCGCCGTGCACTCCCAGCTTACAGTAACGAAGTGATCTTTATGATCCACGGCTCTGCGGTTGCGGGTATCGTAACCATCATGGACCTTACCGGTGCTGCGCGCCTAGTAAACTCACGTTACTACGCACCGTTTGAGTCATTCTTGACTGCCGGTCTCTTCTACATGTGTTTAACCTTTACGGTTATCTGGCTGTTTAAGCTAGCTGAGAAGCGTTTCTTAGCATACCTAAGACCGCTCTCTTCAAAGTAA